A DNA window from Helianthus annuus cultivar XRQ/B chromosome 15, HanXRQr2.0-SUNRISE, whole genome shotgun sequence contains the following coding sequences:
- the LOC110877548 gene encoding protein preY, mitochondrial, with protein sequence MVRGSRVVEIISKTLSEMLVCPLSEQPLRVCEKSNSLISHAIGVSFPIVDGIPCLVPRDGEIVETDSDRTAADAKTDHKTAQE encoded by the exons ATGGTGAGAGGAAGCAGAGTAGTTGAAATCATCAGCAAAACTCTTTCAGAGATGCTCGTTTGTCCTCTCTCCGAACAACCCTTAAG GGTCTGTGAGAAATCCAATTCTTTGATAAGCCACGCAATCGGTGTTTCTTTTCCA ATAGTAGACGGGATCCCGTGTCTTGTACCAAGGGACGGGGAGATCGTTGAAACAGATAGTGACCGTACAGCAGCGGATGCAAAAACGGATCACAAGACCGCGCAAGAATGA